A window of Blastocatellia bacterium contains these coding sequences:
- a CDS encoding TonB-dependent receptor, giving the protein MTMNLMTRITRRWTGPIGAFLLICLTVTSAIAQTQASTGQIVGLVLDPQGAAVPNAKITVVETTTGFRREVFTNEAGQYRAVLLPAGRYSVTVEASGFQTETRTGIEVNVGRAVDVNFTLKVGTLAEIVEVTAGLGVDTTRSESGAIVNALAIRNLPINGRRFQDFIQLTPTVQVEPQRGQLSFAGQRGINSNISIDGADYNEPFFGGIRGGERSNSAFTIPQEAIAEFQVVTTNYAAEFGRSTGGLVNAITKTGTNELHGSAFYLLRHKELTVEDAFGQLSLAKQHQFGGSIGGPIKRDRLFFFGAIEDQQFSTPRQVFFPRLIGIARTPQNQEAYDFYKSLEVPFTQTNDAITFLIRTDAQFGANHRLAVRYNFSDNKAENANATGEQLSPFTNRALSNNGTEGDRTSTVVGQLSSVLTPRLLNELRAQYSWEKRPRTANTLAPNVNTFIGSFGTRNFLPTTLTDWRLQIVEALTWNVGSHSLKFGFEWNHVFVNQLFGFNQTGTFNLAGTNADAHLRILSLTPGDPNDNRFDDPSVTYVRQIGNLLLEARSNEIAFFGQDSWRARRNLTLYYGLRYEGQFNPEPEVNNTALYNLVRNFRFPLGQVDPAYIPDNTDQIMPRMGIAWDPFGRARTVVRANFGIYYARTPLLLMAAPMNNFRQPPGDLSIQLPLRVPAGNPNTTVYRQLLAIGIDLNKFTLDKLPIISAQDVQRVAAALGIPAPDPFTGVNVITWADDYRNPRAVQWSGGIEHELFQGFTTGLDFRYVNTVNLQRTRDYNLPLPIIRANDLSRRPFFGLRSRVQSRPIPTLGAVWVRESSARSLYRGFTFSANLRRSRVQFNAFYTLSWNYSDDDNERSATGQEDTVNVYDLRPEFHFSRLDARHLFTFNTVVSLPFGFEASSIVRMQSGRPLNPLTGGDTNEDFATNDRPMAAPGVLMKRNSFRDRAVRVVDLRILKGFNLWSETAKLQLSVEFFNLFNFDNVTFGGSSRIYGLGIDPATGNPAPVDPRFRQLRLPDGTLNQDNIPGTPFQAQIGVRLIF; this is encoded by the coding sequence ATGACCATGAACCTCATGACGCGTATTACCCGGCGTTGGACAGGCCCCATAGGGGCTTTTCTCTTGATCTGCCTCACGGTGACTTCCGCAATAGCTCAAACGCAGGCCAGCACAGGACAGATCGTGGGCCTCGTCCTGGACCCGCAAGGCGCTGCCGTACCGAATGCGAAGATCACCGTCGTGGAGACCACGACGGGATTTCGACGCGAGGTCTTCACAAATGAAGCCGGTCAATATCGAGCTGTGCTGCTACCGGCGGGACGCTACAGTGTGACCGTGGAGGCATCGGGCTTTCAAACGGAGACGCGAACGGGCATTGAGGTCAATGTGGGCCGCGCGGTTGATGTCAACTTCACGCTCAAGGTGGGCACTCTCGCGGAGATCGTCGAGGTCACCGCGGGTCTCGGTGTGGACACCACTCGCTCGGAATCTGGCGCCATCGTCAATGCTCTCGCGATTCGCAATCTGCCAATCAACGGACGCCGATTCCAAGATTTCATCCAGCTTACTCCCACCGTTCAAGTCGAACCACAACGCGGTCAGCTCTCCTTCGCCGGTCAGCGAGGGATCAACAGCAACATCTCCATTGATGGCGCCGATTACAACGAACCGTTCTTCGGAGGCATCCGCGGCGGCGAACGCTCCAACAGCGCCTTCACGATTCCGCAGGAAGCCATTGCGGAATTTCAAGTGGTGACGACGAACTATGCGGCGGAGTTCGGTCGCTCGACCGGAGGGCTCGTGAACGCGATCACGAAGACGGGAACGAATGAGCTGCATGGGAGTGCTTTCTACCTGCTCCGCCACAAGGAGCTGACGGTCGAAGACGCCTTTGGCCAGCTCTCGTTGGCGAAGCAACACCAATTCGGAGGTTCGATCGGAGGCCCGATCAAGCGCGACCGGCTCTTCTTCTTCGGTGCGATCGAGGACCAGCAGTTCTCAACACCGCGCCAGGTCTTCTTCCCCCGTCTCATCGGGATCGCGCGAACGCCCCAGAACCAGGAGGCCTATGACTTCTACAAATCCCTCGAGGTCCCCTTCACGCAGACCAACGACGCCATCACCTTCTTGATCCGGACGGACGCTCAATTCGGTGCCAATCACCGACTCGCCGTGCGATACAACTTCAGCGACAATAAGGCGGAGAATGCGAACGCGACGGGTGAGCAACTCAGCCCCTTCACGAATCGCGCCCTCAGCAACAATGGGACGGAGGGAGACCGAACGAGCACGGTCGTCGGCCAGTTGAGTTCCGTCTTGACCCCTCGCTTGCTCAACGAGCTGCGCGCGCAATATTCCTGGGAGAAACGTCCGCGCACAGCTAATACACTCGCTCCGAACGTGAATACCTTCATCGGATCTTTCGGCACGCGGAACTTCCTGCCCACGACGCTGACGGATTGGCGCTTGCAGATCGTCGAGGCCTTGACGTGGAACGTGGGATCGCACAGCTTGAAATTCGGATTCGAGTGGAATCACGTCTTCGTGAACCAACTCTTCGGCTTCAATCAAACAGGGACGTTCAATCTCGCGGGGACGAATGCCGACGCTCACCTGCGGATCCTCTCGCTTACCCCTGGTGATCCGAACGACAATCGCTTCGATGACCCGAGCGTTACCTATGTCCGGCAGATTGGGAACCTGCTGCTGGAGGCTCGGAGTAACGAGATCGCCTTCTTTGGCCAAGACAGCTGGCGCGCGCGACGGAACCTCACGCTTTACTATGGGCTCCGCTACGAAGGGCAATTCAATCCCGAGCCGGAAGTGAATAACACGGCCCTCTACAATTTGGTGAGGAACTTCCGCTTCCCGCTCGGCCAAGTGGATCCGGCGTATATCCCGGACAACACCGATCAGATCATGCCGCGGATGGGGATCGCCTGGGATCCCTTCGGGCGAGCGCGGACGGTCGTGCGGGCGAACTTCGGGATCTACTATGCGCGCACGCCTTTGCTCCTGATGGCCGCGCCGATGAACAACTTCCGCCAGCCACCGGGTGATCTCTCCATCCAGCTTCCGCTTCGAGTTCCCGCGGGGAATCCGAACACAACGGTCTATCGGCAATTGCTCGCCATTGGCATTGACCTGAATAAGTTCACGCTGGACAAGCTGCCGATCATTTCGGCGCAGGATGTGCAGCGCGTCGCTGCCGCTTTGGGCATCCCGGCTCCGGATCCCTTCACGGGGGTGAACGTGATCACATGGGCCGATGATTACCGGAATCCGCGCGCTGTGCAATGGAGCGGGGGGATCGAGCACGAGCTGTTCCAGGGCTTCACGACCGGGCTTGACTTCCGCTACGTCAACACGGTGAATCTGCAGCGCACGCGCGATTACAATCTGCCACTTCCTATCATCCGGGCGAATGACCTCAGCCGACGCCCCTTCTTCGGCCTGCGCTCGCGCGTTCAATCTCGACCGATCCCGACGCTCGGTGCCGTCTGGGTGCGCGAATCCTCCGCTCGTTCCCTCTATCGGGGATTCACCTTCAGCGCGAACCTGCGGCGTTCGCGGGTTCAATTCAATGCCTTCTACACTCTCTCGTGGAACTACTCCGATGACGATAATGAGCGCAGCGCGACCGGCCAGGAGGACACCGTCAATGTCTACGACCTGCGACCGGAATTTCACTTCTCTCGGCTCGATGCTCGTCATCTCTTCACATTCAATACGGTCGTGAGCCTGCCTTTCGGATTTGAAGCTTCGAGCATCGTTCGGATGCAATCAGGGCGACCGCTGAATCCACTGACGGGTGGAGATACGAATGAAGATTTCGCCACCAACGATCGTCCGATGGCAGCTCCTGGCGTGCTCATGAAGAGGAACTCGTTCCGTGATCGAGCCGTACGCGTCGTAGATTTGCGCATCCTGAAGGGATTTAACCTGTGGAGTGAGACGGCGAAGCTGCAGCTCTCAGTGGAGTTTTTCAACCTCTTCAATTTCGACAATGTTACTTTCGGAGGATCGAGCCGTATCTACGGCTTGGGGATTGATCCCGCGACGGGCAATCCAGCTCCTGTGGATCCGCGGTTCCGGCAACTTCGACTCCCCGATGGAACCCTGAACCAGGACAATATCCCCGGCACGCCCTTCCAAGCTCAAATCGGCGTGCGCTTGATCTTCTGA
- a CDS encoding DUF4147 domain-containing protein — MKEAARDIFLRTLERIDVRAVVRAQAVLEGERLVLCGEAFDLSRYSRLFVIAFGKAALAMANAFHELLGPRITAGIVVTNALPPQHDLREAKHFILIEGGHPIPNAGSLEAAERIMNHLRTADDRTLVIFLVSGGGSALVEKPFEDSITLDDLQQLNRILVTAGATIAEINAIRKHLSAIKGGRLAALAYPARQVTLYISDVNPGDLSSIASNPTGPDETTLEDVYRVIERYDLLPRLPERIARLIRERRLRETPKPGDPIFSRSSYHLLMDNRTALQAAADIATSLGFYVSVDPEPYEGYYRDVADHLLAQLVLLREAHVGDPVCLIAGGEVSCPVRGSGIGGRNQEFVLYAALRLPELAAGGEIAVLSAGTDGIDGISPAAGAVADAQTVARARALGLDPERFLQENDSYTFFHHLGDTVITGPTGNNVRDLRLLLARKPS, encoded by the coding sequence ATGAAGGAAGCAGCGCGGGACATCTTCTTGCGCACGCTCGAGCGGATTGATGTGCGCGCCGTCGTGCGTGCTCAAGCTGTATTAGAGGGTGAACGACTTGTGCTCTGCGGGGAAGCGTTCGATCTGTCCCGTTACTCGCGCCTCTTTGTGATCGCGTTCGGAAAGGCGGCCCTCGCCATGGCGAATGCCTTTCACGAATTACTGGGACCGCGCATCACCGCTGGCATTGTCGTCACGAACGCGCTCCCTCCGCAGCATGATCTCCGCGAGGCGAAGCACTTCATCCTGATCGAGGGCGGTCATCCCATTCCTAACGCAGGGAGCCTAGAAGCAGCCGAGCGGATTATGAATCACCTTCGCACCGCCGACGATCGCACGCTCGTCATCTTCCTCGTTTCCGGAGGCGGATCGGCCTTAGTCGAGAAGCCCTTCGAGGATTCGATCACCCTAGACGACCTGCAGCAATTGAATCGCATCCTGGTCACGGCAGGAGCGACCATCGCGGAGATCAACGCCATTCGGAAGCATCTCTCGGCTATCAAAGGGGGGCGATTGGCCGCCCTCGCTTATCCGGCGCGACAGGTGACGCTGTACATCTCCGATGTGAATCCCGGCGATCTCTCCTCCATCGCTTCGAATCCGACGGGACCTGATGAGACGACGCTCGAAGACGTCTATCGAGTGATCGAACGCTATGATCTTCTGCCGCGCCTTCCCGAGCGAATCGCTCGACTCATTCGGGAACGCCGTTTGCGCGAGACTCCGAAGCCGGGTGACCCGATCTTCTCGCGCAGCAGCTACCACTTGCTCATGGATAACCGGACGGCCCTTCAAGCGGCGGCCGACATCGCGACATCGCTTGGGTTCTACGTGAGTGTGGATCCCGAACCGTATGAGGGGTATTATCGCGACGTGGCCGATCACCTCCTGGCCCAGCTCGTCCTCCTGCGCGAAGCCCACGTGGGAGATCCTGTTTGCTTGATCGCGGGTGGCGAAGTAAGCTGCCCCGTGCGCGGATCAGGAATTGGTGGGCGGAATCAGGAATTCGTCCTCTACGCGGCGCTGCGACTCCCCGAATTGGCGGCTGGCGGCGAGATCGCCGTGCTGAGCGCCGGCACGGATGGAATTGACGGGATCAGCCCGGCTGCTGGCGCCGTCGCTGACGCGCAGACGGTTGCTCGCGCGCGTGCTTTGGGCCTCGATCCGGAGCGCTTCCTTCAGGAGAACGACTCATACACGTTCTTCCACCACCTCGGGGACACGGTAATCACTGGGCCGACGGGGAATAATGTCCGCGACCTTCGTCTCCTCCTAGCGCGAAAGCCATCGTAA
- a CDS encoding MFS transporter — protein MTVETGALRPRGFRHIFRALRNRNYRLFWMGSFFSNVGTWMQSVAQGWLVLQLSNSPFWLGFVGFAGSLPVLAFSLVGGVVADLFDRRRLLIMTQTALMVLALGLGILTELHVVTVGQIVVIALLSGVMTALTLPTYQAIVRDLVEPEDLMNAIALNSIQFNLSRVIGPTLAGFAVGAIGVAGCFYLNAVSFLALIFALRRMQLPQAPGPPRVNSLWEGFLEGIAYIRAQGQVLRLLAIVAAISLFGLPYITLLPIFARDVLQCGATGLGYLMAASGSGAVLGALVLARLGDFRSKGTLAVLGGITFGLSTFGFALSRTFGLSLFFLFVDGWAMVSSAAVVNTLLQTHVPGHMRGRIMSLYTLSFMGLMPVGNLVMGSLAEWIGAPRALAIGGLVIAAFVSGLAASARDLLRLR, from the coding sequence GTGACCGTCGAAACAGGCGCACTGAGACCGCGCGGATTCAGGCATATCTTTCGCGCGCTCCGAAACCGCAATTATCGCCTTTTCTGGATGGGGTCTTTCTTCTCCAACGTTGGGACGTGGATGCAATCGGTCGCGCAGGGGTGGCTCGTGTTGCAACTCTCGAATTCGCCCTTCTGGCTCGGGTTCGTGGGGTTTGCCGGATCGCTTCCAGTCCTCGCTTTCTCGCTCGTCGGAGGAGTGGTCGCGGATCTCTTCGATCGGCGGCGGCTCTTGATCATGACGCAGACGGCGCTGATGGTTTTGGCCCTAGGATTGGGGATACTGACGGAGCTCCACGTGGTGACGGTCGGACAAATCGTCGTCATCGCGCTCTTGAGCGGTGTGATGACGGCGTTGACATTGCCGACCTATCAGGCGATTGTTCGCGATTTGGTTGAGCCCGAAGATCTGATGAACGCGATCGCGCTGAATTCCATCCAATTCAACCTCTCGCGGGTGATTGGTCCGACGCTCGCAGGATTCGCCGTCGGCGCGATCGGTGTAGCGGGATGTTTCTACCTCAATGCCGTGAGTTTCCTCGCCCTCATCTTTGCTCTGCGGCGCATGCAGCTGCCGCAGGCGCCTGGTCCTCCGAGGGTGAACTCCCTGTGGGAAGGATTTCTCGAGGGCATCGCTTACATCCGCGCGCAGGGCCAGGTCCTTCGTCTGCTCGCCATCGTCGCGGCGATCAGCCTCTTTGGTCTTCCGTATATCACGCTTCTACCCATTTTCGCTCGCGACGTCCTTCAGTGTGGAGCGACGGGCCTCGGATATTTGATGGCGGCCAGCGGATCCGGGGCCGTCCTCGGGGCTTTGGTGCTCGCTCGCCTGGGAGATTTTCGATCCAAAGGAACGCTCGCCGTTCTCGGCGGAATTACCTTCGGCCTTTCGACGTTTGGCTTTGCGCTCTCGCGCACTTTTGGGCTCTCGCTCTTCTTCCTCTTCGTGGATGGATGGGCGATGGTGAGCAGCGCGGCTGTCGTCAACACGCTGTTGCAAACGCACGTGCCCGGCCATATGCGCGGTCGCATCATGAGCCTGTACACGCTCTCGTTCATGGGATTGATGCCGGTTGGGAATCTCGTGATGGGATCGCTGGCAGAGTGGATCGGCGCTCCGCGGGCTTTAGCCATCGGGGGGCTTGTCATCGCCGCTTTCGTCAGTGGATTGGCCGCTTCCGCCCGCGACTTGTTGCGATTGCGCTAG
- the lptD gene encoding LPS assembly protein LptD: MEIRYATVRLEADRVVYNEATEDAEAIGNVVLLAEGQRFTGRRAWFNFKTGQGTVWEVQGFTDRTPDGTRLYIEAARVDRIAPHTFIISHGRVTSCEERVPKWSFTTRRMTLRVNERVSLLWPAFRVKGVPVFALPYASVPISKRVRNSGFLLPGFSNSTVKGISLTIPYYQTLGRSADITPRFHIFTARGLGYGADLRWRTREDSSVETGFFLVQDRLFGPPGPNQGGSAYYLRAVQYFPMGFVGTADVSLTSSFAFRQVFSDNFQQAISPEERIQISLSNNFGDYSFNMLFLSRDVILPGALVTLRQLPSFILSGRPQLLSTKVPIYFSFDAAVEGIARKEPTFRTPSLVQRFDAHPRFTFPIFSLGGITLTPELALRATFYSESTDPHDRTRLRGQSWTRRYADASVNVELPTLERSFHHRDGHPWFRHLIESTIAYRRIAGIGANALRAIRVDERDTVVDTHEIEYAMTHRFLGIRSKAQGERSFADRRIGDGQSDVLPESEGSAEWLSIRIAQKYFFDPWFGGALQPDQRNQFLPTYAFSGFSFGGRARRFSPIRVSARAQPLASLFADVRFDYDPSKKTIRAFGMTAGIKRETLAFAHTWYWTKRLALPDGRFEPGTFSGNLYHASFAVGNATRGLFVSADVLYDFTDRRTGDHLSSGRLISSSVRIGYGFDCCQLLFQNTTFKVGVRSENRFAVAIVLNGIGSFGPHTAAGRRFFEPYSPF, from the coding sequence GTGGAGATCCGATACGCGACGGTTCGTCTGGAAGCAGACCGCGTGGTCTATAACGAGGCGACCGAGGATGCAGAGGCCATCGGGAACGTCGTTCTCCTGGCTGAGGGACAGCGTTTCACCGGACGTCGAGCTTGGTTCAATTTCAAGACGGGGCAGGGGACGGTGTGGGAGGTTCAAGGATTTACCGATCGGACCCCGGATGGGACGAGACTCTATATCGAGGCAGCGCGGGTGGATCGAATTGCTCCCCACACGTTCATCATCTCACATGGCCGTGTTACCTCTTGCGAGGAGCGGGTTCCGAAGTGGAGCTTCACCACGCGCCGAATGACGCTGCGGGTGAACGAACGGGTATCGCTCCTTTGGCCGGCCTTTCGCGTGAAGGGAGTCCCAGTATTCGCCCTCCCATATGCGTCCGTCCCGATCAGCAAGCGGGTGCGAAATTCGGGCTTCCTGCTGCCGGGGTTCAGTAATTCCACTGTGAAGGGGATCTCCCTCACGATTCCCTATTACCAGACCCTCGGGCGCAGCGCCGACATCACGCCGCGCTTCCACATCTTCACCGCTCGAGGATTGGGCTATGGAGCCGACCTCCGGTGGCGAACGCGCGAAGACTCCTCGGTGGAAACCGGGTTCTTCCTCGTCCAAGATCGGCTCTTTGGGCCTCCCGGTCCCAATCAGGGAGGGAGCGCCTATTACCTGCGGGCGGTGCAATACTTCCCGATGGGATTCGTAGGAACGGCCGACGTCAGCCTCACGAGCAGTTTCGCCTTTCGACAGGTCTTCTCGGATAACTTCCAGCAGGCCATTTCTCCGGAAGAACGCATTCAGATCTCGCTCTCGAACAATTTCGGCGATTACAGCTTCAACATGCTCTTCCTTTCGCGCGATGTTATTCTCCCCGGGGCTCTTGTCACGCTGCGCCAGCTTCCTTCGTTCATCCTCTCCGGGCGCCCGCAGTTGCTCTCCACAAAGGTCCCGATCTATTTCTCCTTCGACGCCGCCGTCGAAGGGATCGCCCGTAAGGAACCGACGTTTCGGACGCCTTCTCTTGTGCAACGCTTCGACGCCCATCCCCGGTTCACATTCCCCATCTTCTCGTTAGGAGGCATAACGCTGACACCCGAGCTCGCCCTGCGCGCGACATTCTACTCCGAGAGCACTGATCCTCACGATCGGACGCGCCTTCGGGGGCAAAGCTGGACGCGCCGTTATGCAGACGCGAGCGTGAATGTGGAATTGCCGACGCTGGAGCGGAGCTTCCACCATCGCGACGGACATCCTTGGTTCCGACATCTCATCGAATCCACGATCGCATATCGGCGCATCGCGGGGATCGGAGCCAACGCCCTTCGGGCAATCCGCGTGGACGAGCGCGACACCGTCGTCGACACCCACGAGATCGAGTATGCGATGACTCATCGCTTTCTCGGGATTCGCAGCAAGGCGCAAGGAGAACGCTCCTTCGCCGATCGGCGCATTGGAGATGGTCAGTCGGATGTCCTGCCGGAATCCGAGGGAAGTGCCGAGTGGCTCTCCATCCGCATCGCGCAAAAGTACTTCTTCGATCCCTGGTTCGGAGGAGCGCTGCAACCCGATCAGCGAAATCAATTCCTTCCGACTTACGCGTTCTCCGGATTCTCCTTCGGCGGACGCGCGCGTCGCTTCTCTCCGATCCGAGTGAGCGCGCGCGCGCAACCGCTCGCCTCGCTCTTCGCTGACGTGCGCTTCGATTACGATCCTTCGAAGAAAACGATCCGCGCGTTCGGAATGACGGCAGGGATCAAGCGAGAAACGCTCGCCTTCGCTCACACGTGGTATTGGACGAAACGCCTCGCGCTCCCCGATGGTCGGTTTGAACCTGGGACGTTTTCTGGGAATTTGTATCACGCGTCCTTCGCCGTGGGGAACGCGACGCGCGGGCTCTTCGTGAGCGCGGATGTGCTCTACGATTTCACGGACAGACGCACGGGCGATCACCTATCGTCCGGGCGCTTGATTTCTTCCTCAGTGCGGATCGGATACGGATTCGATTGTTGCCAACTTCTCTTTCAAAACACGACGTTCAAAGTGGGCGTGCGGAGCGAAAACCGCTTCGCCGTCGCTATCGTCCTCAATGGAATTGGAAGCTTCGGGCCTCATACGGCAGCCGGACGCCGGTTCTTCGAACCATATTCGCCGTTTTGA
- a CDS encoding YihY/virulence factor BrkB family protein, with protein MAQVPFATLRNGVPKRAIVTSTFSHFLANELPTSAAAISYFAMLGLYPFLLLLFTLSQEYPTFRELNLRAIEIILAFLPASHEAIRGHLSSFPSLSRGQVLTCLAIILWVASWAFTITEKAINRIWRTPCRSFVRGRLLTLAMLIVVGILLVLSALMTGLLTFLQSGIGSFSAAGMALVLDGYFWQVVFGAVGLVLTVALFLLVYKIMPNTRVTVIEALPGALIAGLAWEIAKYLFAWSLVKFPYDQLYGSIAAVVATLTWIYISSLIMLFGAQMTAVLHCAHLIEERGGRLATVRIVATRGEPLPH; from the coding sequence ATGGCACAGGTGCCTTTTGCGACATTACGGAACGGAGTGCCGAAGCGGGCGATCGTCACGAGCACGTTCTCCCACTTTCTCGCCAATGAGCTGCCGACCTCGGCGGCAGCCATCTCCTATTTCGCCATGCTCGGCCTCTATCCGTTTTTGCTTCTCCTCTTCACGTTGAGCCAGGAGTACCCGACGTTCCGAGAGCTGAATCTTCGGGCGATTGAGATCATCCTTGCCTTCTTACCGGCCTCGCATGAGGCCATCAGAGGGCATCTGAGTTCCTTCCCCTCGCTTTCGCGGGGACAAGTGCTCACCTGTCTCGCCATCATCCTATGGGTCGCTTCGTGGGCGTTCACGATCACAGAGAAGGCCATCAATCGCATCTGGCGCACGCCTTGCCGCTCGTTCGTGCGAGGGCGGTTGTTGACGCTCGCGATGCTGATCGTCGTGGGGATCCTCTTGGTCCTCTCCGCGCTGATGACAGGGCTTCTCACCTTCCTTCAGTCGGGAATAGGGAGTTTCTCAGCAGCGGGAATGGCGCTCGTCCTGGATGGATATTTCTGGCAAGTGGTCTTCGGAGCGGTCGGTCTCGTTCTCACCGTGGCCCTCTTCCTCCTCGTTTACAAGATCATGCCGAACACGAGGGTGACTGTGATCGAGGCCCTGCCGGGAGCCCTCATTGCGGGACTCGCGTGGGAGATCGCCAAGTACCTCTTCGCGTGGAGTCTTGTGAAGTTCCCTTACGATCAGCTCTACGGCTCCATCGCCGCCGTCGTAGCGACGTTGACGTGGATTTACATTTCGAGCCTCATCATGCTCTTTGGCGCTCAGATGACGGCGGTGCTGCACTGCGCGCATCTGATCGAGGAACGGGGAGGCCGATTGGCGACCGTGCGCATTGTTGCGACACGAGGTGAGCCGTTGCCACACTGA
- a CDS encoding P1 family peptidase, which produces MPPQESRPRAREVGVIVGVLPPGPWNAITDVKGVRVGHVTLIRGDDIRTGVTAILPHGGNIFRERVPAAIVVGNGFGKLMGATQVAELGEIETPIVLTNTLSVPRAADALLDYVLSLPGNEEVRSVNPIVAETNDGLLNDIRGRHVSKEDVLAAVRSAREGPVEEGCVGAGTGTVAFGFKGGIGTASRVLPPQFGGYTVGVLVQTNFGGILTINGAPVGRELGRYYLRDELEGRARDEESEGGSVIIVVATDAPLDARGLRRLAMRALFGLARTGSIMSHGSGDYVIAFSTAESVRIKIGTGRERTLTVLSDDALSPLFLAVIEATEEAIYNSLFRATTMRGRGGRVVEALPLERTLEILRAYNVVGKNDRLR; this is translated from the coding sequence ATGCCACCACAGGAATCGCGACCGCGGGCGCGAGAAGTCGGCGTCATAGTCGGCGTGCTCCCGCCGGGACCATGGAATGCGATCACCGACGTAAAGGGCGTTCGCGTCGGTCACGTGACCCTCATCCGCGGAGACGACATTCGCACGGGAGTGACGGCTATTCTCCCCCATGGGGGGAACATCTTTCGCGAGCGAGTCCCCGCCGCCATCGTCGTCGGCAATGGGTTCGGAAAATTGATGGGAGCGACGCAGGTCGCTGAGCTGGGAGAGATCGAGACGCCGATCGTCTTGACGAACACGTTGAGCGTACCCCGTGCGGCGGATGCGCTTTTGGATTACGTGCTCTCCTTGCCGGGGAACGAAGAGGTGCGGTCAGTGAATCCCATTGTGGCCGAGACGAACGATGGGCTCTTGAACGACATTCGCGGTCGTCACGTCTCCAAGGAAGACGTCTTGGCAGCTGTGCGGAGCGCTCGAGAGGGACCGGTTGAGGAGGGATGCGTAGGAGCTGGGACAGGTACAGTGGCGTTCGGGTTTAAGGGAGGAATCGGAACGGCTTCGCGCGTGCTCCCTCCTCAATTCGGGGGCTACACGGTCGGCGTCCTCGTCCAGACGAATTTTGGCGGGATCCTCACAATCAATGGAGCGCCGGTAGGACGAGAGCTCGGGCGATATTATCTTCGAGACGAACTGGAAGGGCGAGCTCGTGATGAGGAATCTGAAGGGGGATCGGTCATCATCGTCGTGGCGACGGACGCGCCGCTGGATGCACGAGGGCTTCGGCGGTTAGCCATGCGCGCTTTGTTCGGGTTGGCGCGGACGGGATCAATCATGTCGCACGGCAGCGGTGACTATGTGATCGCTTTCAGCACGGCGGAATCCGTTCGGATCAAAATTGGAACCGGACGAGAGCGAACGCTCACCGTTTTGAGCGATGACGCGCTCTCGCCGCTTTTCCTCGCTGTCATCGAGGCGACTGAAGAGGCTATCTATAACTCGCTCTTTCGAGCGACGACGATGCGCGGGCGCGGAGGACGGGTCGTTGAGGCGCTTCCTCTGGAGCGGACGCTGGAGATCCTGCGCGCGTATAACGTTGTGGGAAAAAATGACCGCCTTCGATGA
- the hslO gene encoding Hsp33 family molecular chaperone HslO yields the protein MMERSKDLLVRATACDGMVRCVAAITTNLVDEASRRHRTSPTVSAALGRTLTAGALLGSMLKDTEKVTLLLQCTGPIGSITVEADAHGNVRGYAKNPQVDLPLNEKKKFDVRGIIGGGMLYVLREADYYRTGLFCDPYCGSVPIVSGEIAEDVAYYLTQSEQIPSAVSLGVFVLPDAERFFRVEAAGGFLIQTFPGTSDDVLRELEASVLAAPYVTEMIRRGMGPREILQTALGQYAFEILEEKEIRFACTCSLERARRILAALDPKELRAMLQEDGGAEMVCHFCNATYCFDATELRALLPTGDPTP from the coding sequence ATGATGGAGCGATCGAAAGATCTGCTGGTTCGAGCGACAGCATGCGATGGCATGGTTCGGTGCGTCGCGGCGATCACGACGAATCTCGTGGATGAAGCGAGCCGTCGGCATCGCACTTCGCCAACCGTATCGGCAGCCCTCGGGCGCACCTTGACGGCGGGCGCGCTTTTAGGGAGCATGTTGAAGGATACGGAGAAGGTGACGCTCCTGCTGCAATGCACGGGTCCGATCGGCAGCATCACCGTCGAAGCCGATGCGCACGGAAACGTCCGCGGATACGCCAAGAATCCGCAGGTCGATTTGCCGCTCAACGAGAAAAAGAAATTCGACGTCCGCGGGATCATCGGCGGCGGGATGCTTTACGTTCTGCGCGAGGCCGATTATTATCGCACGGGTCTCTTCTGCGATCCCTATTGCGGCTCGGTTCCCATCGTCTCGGGAGAGATCGCCGAGGATGTCGCCTACTACTTGACACAGTCGGAGCAGATTCCCTCTGCTGTTTCCCTAGGTGTTTTCGTCCTCCCCGATGCAGAGCGGTTCTTCCGCGTTGAGGCTGCCGGAGGGTTTCTCATCCAAACGTTCCCGGGCACCTCGGATGATGTCCTCCGAGAGCTCGAAGCCTCTGTGCTCGCGGCTCCCTATGTTACGGAGATGATCCGCCGGGGAATGGGACCGCGCGAGATCTTGCAAACGGCGCTTGGCCAATATGCTTTTGAGATCCTCGAGGAGAAGGAGATCCGCTTCGCGTGTACGTGCTCCCTGGAACGAGCGCGCCGTATTCTCGCGGCTTTGGATCCAAAGGAACTGCGTGCCATGCTCCAAGAGGATGGAGGGGCCGAGATGGTTTGTCACTTCTGCAACGCCACGTATTGCTTCGACGCGACGGAACTGCGCGCATTGCTTCCCACAGGCGATCCGACTCCCTAG